The proteins below are encoded in one region of Telopea speciosissima isolate NSW1024214 ecotype Mountain lineage chromosome 10, Tspe_v1, whole genome shotgun sequence:
- the LOC122643337 gene encoding aspartic proteinase CDR1-like yields MVASFSSCSPIPALVIVFSIYLSTFAVVEAGDNGGFSVNIIHRDSILSPFYDPSVTHFERLQNAIHRSMSRANRLKQSAISPLEVSSQVVPDNNGSYLMKMSFGTPPMEMFAIADTGSDLIWIQCKPCEKCYKQKAPLFDPNKSSTYRNLSCKSKECDLLDSGHRTCAPKTNDWGYSNFYGGRSSTRGFLAIETFTLGSTSGSSVALPEKIFGCGHNNEGTFDERESGLVGLGGGPLSLISQLKSSIGGKFSYCLVPFEKENVTSKLNFGSEAVVLGDDVVPTPLVIKDPVTFYYVTLEGISVGNKRLTYKSSSNVAAEKGNIILDSGTTLTYVPSDFYQNLESEVKKLIHGKSFGYPLPLCYNASTDVNVSITAHFSGADVKLKPQNTFFRLSKKVLCFAFIPHVEDDMGIFGNIAQMDFLVGYDLEKRKVYFKPADCSKH; encoded by the coding sequence ATGGTTGCATCTTTTAGTTCCTGTTCACCCATACCTGCTCTAGTCATAGTCTTCTCTATTTACCTATCCACATTTGCCGTAGTTGAAGCTGGTGATAATGGTGGTTTCAGTGTCAATATTATCCACCGGGATTCAATTCTCTCTCCATTCTATGACCCATCGGTGACTCATTTTGAGCGTTTGCAGAATGCGATTCACCGATCAATGTCCCGTGCCAATAGATTAAAACAGTCCGCAATCTCCCCATTAGAAGTTTCGTCGCAGGTTGTACCTGATAATAATGGTTCTTATCTCATGAAAATGTCATTTGGTACTCCTCCAATGGAGATGTTCGCAATTGCTGATACAGGTAGTGATCTTATTTGGATTCAATGCAAGCCTTGCGAAAAATGTTACAAGCAAAAAGCTCCTCTATTTGATCCTAACAAGTCATCAACCTATCGAAACTTATCTTGCAAATCAAAAGAATGTGATCTGCTAGATAGTGGACATAGAACATGTGCACCTAAAACTAATGATTGGGGGTACAGCAATTTTTATGGGGGCAGATCATCCACTAGAGGGTTTCTTGCTATTGAGACATTCACATTGGGTTCCACTAGTGGCAGTTCAGTCGCCTTACCAGAGAAAATCTTTGGCTGTGGACACAACAACGAGGGCACCTTCGATGAGCGAGAAAGTGGTCTAGTTGGCCTTGGAGGGGGTCCGCTATCACTGATTTCGCAACTGAAATCATCTATTGGTGGCAAGTTCTCCTACTGCTTGGTCCCTTTTGAGAAGGAAAATGTGACAAGCAAATTGAATTTCGGTAGTGAAGCTGTCGTTTTGGGTGACGATGTCGTCCCCACTCCTTTAGTGATAAAGGATCCGGTTACATTCTATTATGTGACCCTCGAAGGAATTAGTGTCGGAAATAAGAGATTGACTTACAAGAGTTCATCGAATGTTGCTGCTGAGAAGGGAAACATCATCCTTGATTCAGGTACAACATTAACATATGTCCCATCTGATTTCTACCAAAATCTTGAATCAGAAGTGAAGAAATTGATTCATGGTAAAAGTTTTGGATACCCTTTACCCTTGTGCTACAATGCTAGTACTGATGTCAATGTTTCAATCACTGCCCATTTTTCCGGTGCCGATGTCAAGTTGAAACCCCAGAATACTTTTTTTCGGTTATCTAAAAAAGTTTTATGCTTTGCCTTTATCCCTCATGTTGAAGATGATATGGGTATCTTTGGAAACATAGCCCAAATGGATTTCCTTGTTGGCTATGATCTGGAAAAAAGGAAGGTCTATTTCAAGCCAGCTGATTGCTCCAAGCATTAG